Proteins encoded in a region of the Athene noctua chromosome 4, bAthNoc1.hap1.1, whole genome shotgun sequence genome:
- the AASDH gene encoding beta-alanine-activating enzyme isoform X5, translated as MYSAKYSASEITQDDMLFLASPLTFDPSVVELFLALSSGASILVVPNTVKMMPVELSAALFRHHHVTVLQATPTLLRRFGSHIIRSAVLSANSSLRVLALGGEAFPVLNLLKSWKHKKNKTSIFNLYGITEVSSWATCYKIPEEVFSADLRTDLPIPLGSPLLGTKVEVRDTNGSAVLEGEGQIFIGGEERICFLDDEITVPLGTMRETGDFVRVQNSKLFFLGRKDNQIKRHGKRFNIECLQQAAEDLCQVEACSVTWYQQEKLILFIVPKDDLEERETLKELQKRLPAYAVPDELVLIKALPLTSHGKVDISELNKTYQNHLNSRRRDSKLSGAEELWERLQYLWKSALGVLDDSTRISKDAVFVYSGGDSLKALRFYDEIEMLVGKAVPGLLEVILSHSIEEVYRHILKILFPDENQLMNYDSVMKRKLSGNSGENFHGKCIKLKSERGLEVASGLIPFIAVSRGNNFFSMDFNKSFMQPHNTVQVGVEVLQQPSFLHLVTPSIMKSHVQGYETEKILTVMNKASKPNCCSVQQIHAESSDVTMAELALGIRWKSNTRKCVDASPLIVIPSKEVSASVYVGSHSHAMQAIDLNLGEIKWEKNLGDRIESSACISKCGNFIVVGCYDGLVYVLQSSDGEIHWTFVTEDAVKSSAVVDSSSGLVYIGSHDEHVYALDIYKKACIWKLHCEGGAVFSSPCLSSFPHHLYVATLRGLLLAVNPVTGNKIWKSFLGKPLFSSPHCNEKYICVGCVDGNLYCYNHSGEKVWQFSTNGPVFSSPCISSLTKQEIFFGSHDRFIYCCNMEGNLLWKFEVTSSVYGTPFVFQSDNLKNKIFLAAVSTDGKVWILNAKSGTAEGVDKLPGEVFSSPVVWGTKLVVGCRNDYVYCLDLYITGKKKS; from the exons GCAACACCAACACTTCTCAGAAGGTTTGGATCTCACATTATTAGATCAGCAGTGCTGTCTGCAAATAGTTCACTTCGTGTCTTAGCCCTTGGTGGTGAAGCATTTCCTGTACTGAATCTCTTGAAAAGTTGGAAGCACAAGAAgaacaaaacaagtatttttaatctGTATGGTATTACTGAAGTGTCAAGCTGGGCCACTTGCTACAAGATTCCTGAAGAGGTTTTTAGTGCTGATTTGAG aaCTGATTTACCTATACCTTTGGGATCACCTCTCCTTGGAACAAAAGTTGAGGTCAGAGATACAAATGGTTCTGCAGTGCTAGAAGGCGAGGGACAAATATTTATAG GTGGTGAAGAACGAATCTGCTTTCTTGATGATGAAATAACTGTACCACTGGGCACAATGAGAGAAACAGGGGATTTTGTAAGAGTGCAGAATTCAAAGCTGTTCTTCTTGGGTCGGAAAGACAATCAGATTAAACGTCATGGCAAACGTTTTAATATTGAATGTTTGCAGCAG gCTGCTGAAGATCTTTGTCAGGTAGAAGCTTGTTCAGTGACCTGGTATCAGCAGGAAAAACTTATCCTGTTCATTGTACCCAAAGATGATTTAGAAGAGAGAGAAACACTTAAAGAACTCCAGAAACGTCTACCAGCTTATGCAGTCCCTGATGAACTTGTACTCATTAAAGCTTTGCCTTTAACATCACATG GCAAAGTTGATATATCTGAACTGAACAAGACTTACCAGAACCATCTAAACTCCAGAAGGCGTGACAGTAAACTGAGTGGCGCAGAGGAATTGTGGGAAAGATTGCAGTATTTATGGAAG tcTGCTCTGGGTGTCCTGGATGATTCCACCAGAATTTCTAAAGATGCAGTATTCGTGTACAGTGGTGGAGACTCCTTAAAGGCTCTACGATTTTATGATGAAATTGAGATGCTAGTAGGCAAAGCTGTGCCTGGACTCCTTGAAGTTATTCTCAGCCATTCAATTGAAGAGGTTTATAGACATATTcttaaaattctgtttccagaTGAAAACCAATTAATGAATTATGACAGtgtgatgaaaagaaaattaagtggCAACAGTGGAGAGAACTTCCATGGAAAATGTATTAAACTGAAATCTGAAAGAGGTCTTGAGGTTGCTTCAGGATTAATTCCATTTATTGCAGTaagcagaggaaataattttttttctatggaTTTCAACAAGTCTTTTATGCAGCCCCACAATACAGTGCAGGTAGGAGTGGAAGTGCTACAGCAACCATCCTTTCTGCATTTAGTGACTCCAAGTATCATGAAAAGCCACGTGCAAGGGTATGAAACGGAGAAGATTTTAACAGTTATGAACAAAGCAAGTAAACCCAACTGTTGCTCTGTACAGCAGATCCATGCAGAAAGTAGCGATGTAACCATGGCAGAGTTGGCGTTAGGCATAAGGTGGAAGTCAAATACAAGAAAATGTGTTGATGCATCACCACTGATTGTAATACCATCTAAAGAAGTATCTGCATCCGTGTATGTTGGCTCTCACTCTCATGCAATGCAGGCGATTGATCTAAATTTGGGAGAAATAAAATGGGAGAAGAACCTTGGAGATCGTATTGAGTCTTCTGCCTGCATATCTAAGTGTGGAAATTTCATTGTTGTTG GTTGTTATGATGGCTTAGTGTATGTGCTTCAAAGCAGTGATGGAGAAATACACTGGACTTTTGTCACAGAAGATGCTGTGAAAAGCTCTGCAGTTGTAGACTCTTCCAGTGGACTAGTCTACATAGGATCACATGACGAACATGTGTATGCTTTAGATATTTAT aaaaaggCCTGTATATGGAAGCTACATTGTGAAGGTGGAGCTGTGTTTTCATCTCCTTGTCTAAGTTCTTTTCCACATCATCTTTATGTTGCTACACTAAGAGGACTGTTATTGGCTGTAAACCCA GTGACAGGCAATAAGATTTGGAAAAGTTTCCTAGGAAAAccactcttctcctctcctcactGCAATGAGAAGTACATTTGTGTTGGGTGTGTGGATGGAAACTTATATTGTTACAATCATTCTGGAGAAAAG GTTTGGCAGTTCTCCACTAATGGACCAGTGTTTTCATCTCCATGCATCTCAAGTTTAACtaagcaagaaatattttttggctCCCATGATCGCTTTATCTACTGTTGTAACATGGAGGGtaatttactgtggaaatttgaAGTCACTTCAAGTGTATATGGAACaccatttgtttttcaaagcGATAActtaaagaacaaaatttttttgGCAGCAGTATCTACAGATGGCAAAGTGTGGATCCTGAATGCCAAGAGTGGAACAGCAGAAGGAGTAGATAAACTTCCAGGAGAGGTTTTCTCCTCCCCTGTAGTGTGGGGAACAAAGCTTGTTGTTGGCTGTAGAAATGATTATGTTTATTGCCTAGATTTGTATATAACTGGAAAAAAGAAGAGCTAA